One segment of Sesamum indicum cultivar Zhongzhi No. 13 linkage group LG4, S_indicum_v1.0, whole genome shotgun sequence DNA contains the following:
- the LOC105160881 gene encoding uncharacterized protein LOC105160881 has protein sequence MGFLKEDKTLNRVAFVVPRWIKTLFFLITMLISLLLFSAPILLAVADALLPSAFLSASLSPSSLNLQTFSSHLSNYDFRYSLIDIPLVSIIRSAIILCVYSFCDGPRLSRGPYLAIATVCSAASLVFVSLKASYVFMMSSYSSHSKGGYVRAMEAALFVSSLGLAIGHVVVAYRTSCRERRKLLVYKIDIEAVSACKNGFPRYQKILQEARAK, from the exons ATGGGGTTCCTCAAAGAAGACAAGACCTTGAACAGAGTAGCGTTCGTGGTTCCCAGATGGATCAAAACCCTGTTTTTCTTGATCACCATGTTGATTTCTCTGCTGTTATTCTCCGCCCCCATTCTCCTCGCTGTCGCCGACGCCCTTCTCCCCTCCGCCTTCTTGTCCGCCTCCCTCTCCCCTTCCTCGCTCAATCTGCAGACCTTTTCTTCTCACCTCAGCAACTACGACTTTCGTTACTCCCTCATCGATATCCCCCTCGTCTCCATCATCCGCTCCGCCATCATATTAT GTGTTTACAGCTTCTGTGACGGGCCACGGCTGTCAAGGGGGCCGTACTTGGCGATCGCCACCGTGTGCTCGGCGGCGTCGCTGGTGTTTGTTTCGTTGAAGGCTTCGTACGTGTTCATGATGAGCAGCTACAGTAGTCACTCGAAAGGCGGATACGTGAGAGCAATGGAGGCGGCACTGTTCGTTTCGTCGTTGGGGCTGGCGATCGGCCACGTAGTGGTGGCGTACAGGACCAGCTGTAGGGAGAGGAGAAAGCTTCTGGTATACAAGATTGATATCGAAGCT GTCTCCGCTTGCAAGAATGGATTTCCGAGATATCAGAAAATACTCCAAGAAGCACGAGCAAAGTGA